A portion of the Phacochoerus africanus isolate WHEZ1 chromosome 5, ROS_Pafr_v1, whole genome shotgun sequence genome contains these proteins:
- the VKORC1 gene encoding vitamin K epoxide reductase complex subunit 1 isoform X2 → MGTTWRNPGWVRFALCLAGLVLSLYALHVKAARARDRDYRALCDVGTAISCSRVFSSRLPTGPLGICPAGAEFPGVSSWFCLPGLDPLLRAL, encoded by the exons ATGGGCACTACCTGGCGGAATCCCGGCTGGGTGCGGTTCGCGCTTTGCCTCGCGGGCTTAGTGCTGTCTCTCTACGCTCTGCACGTAAAGGCGGCGCGCGCCCGGGACCGGGATTACCGCGCTCTCTGCGACGTCGGCACCGCCATCAGTTGTTCGCGCGTCTTCTCCTCCAG GTTGCCTACGGGGCCGCTGGGCATCTGTCCTGCTGGtgctgagttccctggtgtctctaGCTGGTTCTGTCTACCTGGCCTGGATCCTCTTCTTCGTGCTTTATGA
- the ZNF646 gene encoding zinc finger protein 646 — protein MEDTPTSLSCSDCQRHFPSLLELSRHQELLHPSSNQESEEANSVPRPYRCQQCGRGYRHPRSLVNHRRTHETGLFPCTTCGKDFTNPMALKSHVRTHAPEGCRRRRPPHPKEATPPLHGETASTDSWGQRLGPGEGWENQKKHPEETSGCESGPDPSAALGTWEDPPTRPREGWESRPDPEEGAEGWGPTTHSARDPPLPTPASSLLSNLEQYLAESVVNFTGGQEPTQSPPAEEERRYKCSQCGKTYKHAGSLANHRQSHTLGVYPCAICFKEFSNLMALKNHSRLHAQYWPYQCPHCPRAFRLPRELLEHQQSHEGESQKRPWEEKGLPTANGHTDESGRARLPGTQMLNSSGELEDSGLEEYRPFSCGDCGRTYRHAGSLINHRKSHQTGVYPCSICSKQLFNAAALKNHVRAHHRPRQGAGEDGSPSVRPASLPLAETTHKEKEVPPTPLDHRPYKCNECDRAYQHPGSLVNHRHSHRTGEYQCSLCPRKYPNLMALRNHVRVHCKAARRSARPGAESAPSHLKVEPPPDPVGAEAAPGPDQGPVCKREEAATDVPPAAARTTPQICSLCGMLFEDPKSLERHSRTHGEGEDSRAESRVSPPRAFACRDCGKSYRHSGSLINHRQTHQTGDFSCGACAKHFHTMAAMKNHLRRHSRRQSKPHRRRTGSAGGRGEAKLPSGGNWALELAEKKEGLDCPQDPPGGRPSGAEGHVESAGGCLPAAAERDRCGHERDEACFQGDNESRGTGEGLQRKAGFLDNVDIPGEEEGNGPRFSDGLPGGEEGQTPAPGQPSSPAPSAKASAAWQAGVSHTCPDCGRSFPHAAGLLSHRPCHPPGIYQCSLCPKEFDSLPALRSHFQNHGPGEAASAQPFLCCLCGMIFPERAGYRFHLRQAHDSSETTEGSEEEGDEEGAAGAASTRSPPLPLSEAELLNQLQREVEALDGAGYGHICACCGQTYDDLGSLERHHQSQSSGNTTDEVPSLLPPPGEAADATGMVADAGVFEGTVTSLPGESGDTKSGEGGGAALADSLGAQGAEGSREAQPRPFRCNQCGKTYRHGGSLVNHRKIHQTGDFTCPVCSRCYPNLAAYRNHLRNHPRCKGSEPQVGPVPEAGGSSEPQNPAEEGRGQAEGEKFPKEPQVEPAEEVAEAKEEAWEETAGKREEMEPWLETAAEKGCRPEAPSERPFSCEVCGRSYKHAGSLINHRQSHQTGHFGCQACSKGFSNLMSLKNHRRIHADPRRFRCAECGKAFRLRKQLASHQRVHLERSAGSGSRQLTREDRPFPCGQCGRTYRHAGSLLNHRRSHEMGQPSCPTRPKTDSHCLALKDHHRLHSESRRRRAGRSRRAPVRCALCGRSFPGLGSLEGHLQEHEEETRGSQGGPDSTEGAQGSPANDQGLQDTSGGTESVPQLEDGDVRPAEQSQSPFRAAGSEATEPVSWSVGKADGWQGDGGPVNHDGDWAPEGHTLTKPEDKSGDIVLGSPCHLGNCQPNGPSLIPVESWDSGDSGPQSQPESPSFSCSHCGKTSHQAEGPLNHHDSHKTDRHYCLLCSKEFFNPAATKSHSCNHIAAQTFACPDCGQTFQSHYELASHLQTHTQGLSQVSPPREEARGPKAGAMEAEVDLLGQEKTQKAPLQAPRAAGEDAGRASGGHDGKSTAAVDEERPFCCAQCGRSYRHAGSLLNHQKAHTTGLYPCSLCPKLLPNLLSLKNHGRTHTDPKRHRCSICGKAFRTAARLEGHGRVHAPREGPFTCPHCPRHFRRRISFLQHQQQHQEEWTVASSGTPKVPAAGRGDLSLPPPPTPTTPLLDPSPQWPADLSFSL, from the exons ATGGAGGACACACCCACCTCACTCAGCTGCTCTGACTGTCAGCGCCACTTTCCCAGCCTCCTGGAACTGTCACGGCACCAAGAACTGCTCCATCCATCTTCCAACCAGGAGAGTGAGGAGGCCAACAGCGTCCCTCGGCCCTACCGCTGTCAGCAGTGCGGGCGGGGCTATCGCCACCCCAGGAGCCTTGTCAACCACCGCCGGACCCACGAGACTGGCCTTTTCCCCTGTACCACCTGTGGCAAGGACTTTACCAATCCCATGGCCCTCAAGAGCCACGTGAGAACTCATGCTCCTGAGGGCTGCCGGAGGcgcagacccccccaccccaaggaagCCACTCCACCCCTCCATGGGGAGACAGCATCCACTGACTCCTGGGGCCAGAGGCTTGgccctggggagggctgggaaaACCAGAAAAAACATCCTGAAGAGACCTCTGGCTGTGAGTCTGGGCCAGACCCTAGCGCAGCTCTGGGCACTTGGGAAGATCCACCCACCAGACCCAGAGAAGGCTGGGAAAGCCGGCCAGATCCTGAGGAGGGCGCAGAGGGCTGGGGGCCCACCACCCACTCTGCCAGAGACCCACcgctccccaccccagccagcagTCTCCTTAGCAATTTGGAACAGTATTTGGCTGAATCGGTAGTGAATTTCACAGGGGGCCAGGAGCCCACCCAGTCCCCTCCTGCCGAGGAGGAGCGGCGGTACAAGTGCAGCCAGTGTGGCAAGACCTACAAGCATGCCGGGAGCCTCGCCAACCACCGCCAGAGCCACACCCTGGGGGTCTATCCTTGTGCCATCTGCTTCAAGGAGTTCTCTAACCTCATGGCTCTGAAGAATCACTCCCGACTCCACGCCCAGTATTGGCCTTACCAGTGTCCCCATTGCCCCCGTGCTTTCCGGCTCCCCCGAGAGCTGCTGGAACACCAGCAGTCCCATGAGGGTGAAAGTCAGAAGCGGCCATGGGAAGAGAAAGGGCTGCCCACCGCCAATGGGCACACAGATGAGAGCGGCCGGGCCCGACTCCCTGGTACACAGATGCTGAACAGCTCTGGGGAGCTGGAAGACAGTGGCCTGGAGGAGTACCGGCCTTTCAGCTGTGGGGACTGTGGCCGTACCTACCGCCATGCTGGGAGCCTCATCAACCATCGCAAGAGCCACCAGACAGGTGTCTACCCCTGCTCCATCTGTTCCAAGCAGCTGTTCAACGCAGCCGCCCTCAAAAACCACGTGCGGGCTCATCACAGGCCCCGGCAAGGAGCTGGAGAGGATGGGTCGCCTTCAGTGCGGCCAGCGTCCCTGCCTCTGGCTGAGACCACCCACAAAGAGAAggaggtcccccccacccccctggacCACCGCCCCTATAAGTGCAATGAGTGTGACCGGGCTTACCAGCACCCAGGGAGCCTTGTGAACCACCGCCACAGCCATCGGACAGGGGAGTACCAGTGCTCGCTCTGCCCCCGCAAGTACCCCAACCTCATGGCCCTCCGCAACCACGTGCGGGTACACTGCAAGGCTGCTCGCCGCAGTGCCAGACCCGGGGCTGAGAGCGCCCCCAGCCACCTCAAGGTGGAGCCCCCGCCCGACCCAGTGGGAGCAGAGGCAGCCCCAGGCCCAGATCAGGGGCCTGTGTGCAAACGTGAAGAGGCAGCCACTGATGTCCCTCCAGCCGCGGCTAGGACCACACCGCAGATATGTAGCTTGTGTGGGATGCTCTTTGAAGACCCTAAGAGCCTTGAACGTCATAGCCGGACCCACGGAGAAGGGGAGGACagcagggcagagagcagggtgTCCCCTCCTCGGGCATTTGCCTGCCGAGACTGTGGAAAGAGCTATCGCCACTCAGGCAGCCTTATCAACCACCGGCAGACCCACCAGACGGGAGACTTCAGTTGTGGGGCCTGCGCCAAGCACTTCCACACCATGGCTGCCATGAAGAACCACTTGCGTCGCCACAGTCGGCGGCAGAGCAAGCCGCACCGGAGGCGGACTGGCAGTGCTGGCGGCAGGGGAGAAGCCAAACTCCCGTCCGGTGGGAACTGGGCCCTGGAGCTGGCGGAAAAGAAGGAGGGCCTGGACTGTCCCCAAGACCCTCCGGGGGGAAGGCCTAGTGGAGCCGAAGGCCACGTGGAAAGTGCTGGGGGCTGTTTGCCAGCTGCGGCTGAGCGGGACAGATGTGGGCACGAGAGGGATGAGGCCTGTTTCCAGGGTGATAATGAGAGCAGAGGCACTGGGGAAGGACTGCAAAGGAAGGCCGGTTTCCTTGACAACGTGGACATCCCAGGCGAAGAGGAAGGCAATGGGCCTCGCTTCTCTGATGGCCTCCCTGGCGGGGAGGAGGGCCAGACACCAGCCCCTGGCCAGCCCAGCTCCCCGGCCCCCTCTGCCAAGGCCTCTGCTGCCTGGCAGGCCGGTGTCTCCCACACATGTCCTGACTGTGGCCGTTCTTTCCCCCACGCCGCtggcctgctgagccacaggccCTGCCACCCCCCGGGCATCTACCAGTGCTCCCTCTGCCCGAAGGAGTTTGACTCCCTGCCTGCCCTGCGCAGCCACTTCCAGAACCACGGGCCGGGGGAGGCAGCCTCGGCCCAGCCTTTCCtctgctgcctctgtggcatgATCTTCCCTGAGCGGGCTGGCTACAGGTTTCACCTGCGCCAGGCCCATGATTCCTCGGAAACGACGGAGGGCTCAGAGGAGGAGGGTGACGAGGAAGGAGCAGCAGGGGCTGCCTCCACCCGCAGCCCCCCACTGCCGCTCTCGGAAGCTGAGCTGCTGAACCAGCTGCAGCGGGAGGTGGAGGCGTTGGATGGAGCCGGCTACGGGCACATCTGTGCCTGCTGCGGTCAGACCTACGATGACCTGGGGAGCCTGGAGCGTCACCACCAAAGCCAGAGTTCTGGGAACACCACCGACGAGgtccccagcctcctgcctcccccaggagAGGCGGCTGATGCCACGGGGATGGTTGCCGACGCCGGTGTCTTTGAGGGCACGGTGACCTCTCTCCCAGGAGAGAGTGGCGACACAAAGtctggagagggaggaggtgcGGCCCTCGCGGACAGCCTGGGCGCGCAGGGCGCTGAAGGTTCTCGGGAggcccagccccgccccttccGCTGCAACCAGTGCGGCAAGACCTACCGCCACGGGGGCAGCCTGGTGAACCACCGCAAGATCCACCAGACGGGGGACTTCACCTGCCCGGTCTGCTCGCGCTGCTACCCCAACCTGGCCGCCTACCGCAATCATCTGCGGAACCACCCGCGCTGCAAAGGCTCGGAGCCCCAGGTGGGGCCCGTCCCGGAGGCCGGAGGCAGCAGCGAGCCCCAGAACCCGGCAGAGGAGGGCCGAGGGCAGGCCGAGGGCGAGAAGTTCCCGAAAGAACCTCAAGTGGAGCCCGCGGAGGAGGTGGCGGAGGCGAAGGAAGAGGCCTGGGAGGAGACCGCCGGGAAGCGGGAGGAGATGGAGCCCTGGCTGGAGACGGCGGCGGAGAAGGGCTGCCGGCCAGAGGCCCCCTCCGAGCGGCCCTTCAGCTGCGAGGTGTGCGGCCGCTCGTACAAGCACGCGGGCAGCCTCATCAACCACCGGCAGAGCCACCAGACCGGCCATTTCGGCTGCCAGGCCTGCTCCAAAGGCTTCTCCAACCTCATGTCGCTCAAGAACCACCGGCGCATCCACGCGGACCCGCGGCGTTTCCGCTGCGCCGAGTGCGGGAAGGCCTTCCGCCTGCGGAAGCAGCTGGCCAGCCACCAGCGGGTCCACCTGGAGCGCAGTGCCGGCAGCGGCTCCCGGCAGCTGACCCGGGAGGATCGGCCCTTTCCCTGTGGGCAGTGTGGGCGGACCTACCGCCACGCGGGCAGCCTCCTGAACCACCGGCGGAGCCACGAGATGGGCCAGCCTAGCTGTCCCACCCGCCCCAAGACCGACTCCCACTGCCTGGCCCTGAAGGACCACCACAGGCTGCACTCGGAGAGCCGGCGGCGGCGTGCCGGGCGGTCCCGGCGGGCGCCAGTGCGCTGCGCCCTCTGTGGCCGGAGCTTCCCGGGCCTGGGATCTCTGGAGGGGCACCTGCAGGAGCACGAGGAGGAGACCAGAGGCAGTCAGGGAGGCCCAGACAGCACAGAAGGCGCTCAGGGGAGCCCGGCCAATGACCAGGGACTACAGGACACATCGGGTGGTACCGAGTCTGTGCCCCAGCTGGAGGATGGGGACGTGAGGCCAGCGGAGCAGAGTCAGAGCCCCTTCAGGGCAGCAGGTTCAGAGGCCACAGAGCCAGTGTCCTGGAGCGTGGGGAAAGCGGATGGGTGGCAAGGAGACGGGGGGCCAGTGAATCATGATGGAGATTGGGCCCCTGAGGGTCACACACTGACCAAGCCAGAGGACAAGTCAGGGGACATTGTCCTCGGGAGTCCTTGCCACCTTGGCAACTGCCAGCCCAATGGACCTAGTCTGATTCCCGTGGAGAGCTGGGACAGCGGAGACAGTGGCCCTCAGAGCCAGCCAGAGAGCCCCTCCTTTTCCTGCAGCCACTGTGGCAAGACCTCCCACCAGGCAGAAGGTCCCTTGAACCACCACGACAGCCACAAGACAGACCGTCACTATTGCTTGCTCTGCTCCAAGGAGTTCTTCAATCCTGCGGCCACtaagagccacagctgcaaccacaTAGCTGCCCAGACCTTCGCCTGCCCTGACTGTGGCCAGACCTTTCAGTCCCACTACGAACTAGCCAGCCATCTGCAGACCCACACGCAGGGCCTCAGTCAGGTGTCACCCCCGAGAGAGGAGGCCAGAGGCCCCAAAGCTGGGGCTATGGAGGCTGAGGTGGATCTGCTGGGTCAAGAGAAAACCCAGAAGGCCCCATTGCAAGCCCCCAGGGCCGCAGGAGAGGATGCCGGGAGAGCTAGTGGAGGCCACGATGGAAAGTCCACAGCGGCCGTGGACGAGGAGCGGCCCTTCTGCTGTGCACAGTGTGGGCGTTCCTACCGCCATGCCGGtagcctgctgaaccaccagaAGGCCCACACCACTGGACTCTacccctgctccctctgccccaaACTTCTACCCAACCTGCTGTCCCTTAAGAACCATGGCAGGACCCACACGGACCCCAAGCGCCACCGCTGCAGCATCTGTGGCAAGGCTTTCCGGACAGCTGCCCGGCTGGAGGGCCACGGGCGGGTTCATGCGCCCCGGGAGGGGCCCTTCACCTGCCCCCATTGTCCCCGTCATTTCCGCCGCCGCATCAGCTTCCTgcagcaccagcagcagcaccaggAGGAGTGGACAGTGGCCAGCTCTG gaaCCCCAAAGGTGCCAGCGGCGGGCAGAGGGGACTTGTCATTGCCCCCTCCACCCACACCCACGACCCCACTCCTGGACCCTTCACCCCAGTGGCCTGCAGacctcagcttctccctctga
- the PRSS53 gene encoding serine protease 53 isoform X1 codes for MKQSWGPGLLILGAVVLIEGLQAAQRVCGQRGPGPPEPQEGDTVPGEWPWQASVRRQGLHLCSGSLVADTWVLTAAHCFEREAMTDLNSWSVVLGSLQHEGLSTGAEEVGVTALQLPRAYNHYSQGADLALLQLAHPVAHTPLCLPQPGHRFPFGTSCWATGWDQDPKDAPRTLRNLRLRLISRPTCNCLYDRLHQRLLASPARPGMLCGGPQPGVQGPCQGDSGGPVLCREADGHWVQAGIISFASSCAQEDTPVLLTDMAAHSSWLQARAQGAAFLAQNPEAPEMSDEDSCVACGSLKRRGPQAGAPSPWPWDARLKHQGKLACGGALVSEEVVLTAAHCFIGRQAPEEWTVGLGARSEERGLRQVILHGAYTHPEGGYDVALLLLAQPVTLGPSLRPLCLPYADHRLPDGEHGWVLGLAHQGADTGSPQTVPVTLLGPRACSRLHATLGGDTVPILPGMVCTSVVGEPPGCEGLSGAPLVHEVRDRWFLAGLHSFGDACQGPTSPAAVFAALPTYENWVSSLDWQVYFAEEPEPEAEPGSCPANMSMWPRSLLPHLPLWTPSLAIWGRICGWGGAATDPGGFRFRLLVIV; via the exons ATGAAGCAGAGCTGGGGACCGGGGCTGCTGATCCTGGGAGCAGTGGTCCTCATAGAGG GTCTTCAAGCAGCTCAGCGGG TGTGTGGGCAGCGTGGCCCTGGGCCCCCCGAGCCTCAGGAGGGCGACACGGTGCCTGGCGAGTGGCCGTGGCAGGCCAGTGTGAGGAGGCAGGGGCTCCACCTCTGCAGCGGATCCCTGGTGGCAGACACCTGGGTCCTCACTGCAGCCCACTGCTTTGAACG GGAGGCAATGACGGACTTGAACTCCTGGTCAGTTGTCCTGGGTTCCCTGCAGCATGAAGGACTCAGCACAGGggctgaggaggtgggggtgacAGCTCTGCAGCTGCCCAGGGCCTACAACCACTACAGCCAGGGCGCAGACCTGGCCCTGCTCCAGCTTGCCCACCCGGTGGCCCACACACCCCTATGCTTGCCCCAACCTGGCCATCGCTTCCCCTTTGGGACCTCCTGCTGGGCCACTGGCTGGGATCAGGACCCCAAGGATG CTCCCAGGACCCTAAGGAATCTGCGCCTGCGCCTAATCAGCCGCCCCACGTGTAACTGTCTCTACGACCGCCTGCACCAGCGGCTGCTGGccagcccggcccggcccgggaTGCTGTGTGGGGGTCCCCAGCCTGGGGTGCAGGGGCCCTGTCAG GGAGATTCTGGGGGCCCGGTGCTGTGCCGTGAAGCTGACGGACACTGGGTTCAAGCTGGGATCATCAGTTTCGCATCAAGCTGCGCCCAGGAAGACACTCCCGTACTGCTGACCGACATGGCTGCTCACAGCTCCTGGCTGCAGGCTCGCGCTCAGGGGGCAGCCTTCCTGGCCCAGAACCCCGAGGCCCCGGAGATGAGCGATGAGGACAGCTGTGTAG CCTGTGGATCCTTGAAGAGAAGAGGCCCTCAGGCAGGAGCTCCCTCCCCATGGCCCTGGGACGCCAGGCTGAAGCACCAAGGGAAGCTGGCCTGTGGCGGAGCCCTGGTCTCAGAGGAGGTGGTGCTGACTGCTGCACACTGCTTCATCGG gcgcCAGGCCCCAGAGGAATGGACTGTAGGCCTGGGGGCCAGATCGGAGGAGCGGGGCCTGAGGCAAGTCATCCTGCATGGGGCCTATACCCACCCGGAGGGGGGCTACGACGTGGCCCTCCTGCTGCTGGCCCAGCCCGTGACACTGGGCCCCAGCCTGCGGCCCCTCTGCCTGCCCTACGCTGACCACCGCCTGCCTGATGGGGAACACGGCTGGGTCCTGGGGTTGGCCCACCAGGGAGCAG ACACTGGCTCCCCTCAGACAGTGCCTGTGAccctcctggggcccagggcctgCAGCCGCCTGCACGCCACCCTCGGGGGTGACACCGTCCCCATTCTGCCCGGGATGGTGTGTACCAGTGTTGTGGGCGAGCCGCCCGGCTGTGAG GGCCTGTCGGGGGCACCGCTGGTACACGAGGTGAGGGACAGGTGGTTCCTGGCTGGGCTGCACAGCTTCGGAGACGCCTGCCAAGGCCCCACGAGTCCCGCCGCCGTCTTTGCGGCGCTCCCCACCTATGAGAACTGGGTCAGCAGTCTGGACTGGCAGGTCTACTTCGCAGAGGAGCCGGAGCCTGAGGCCGAGCCCGGAAGCTGCCCTGCTAACATGAGTATGTGGCCCCGGAGCCTCCTACCCCACCTGCCTCTCTGGACCCCTTCTCTCGCAATCTGGGGCAGGATCTGTGGGTGGGGTGGAGCAGCCACAGACCCAGGTGGCTTCCGATTCCGGCTCTTGGTCATTGTTTAA
- the VKORC1 gene encoding vitamin K epoxide reductase complex subunit 1 isoform X1: MGTTWRNPGWVRFALCLAGLVLSLYALHVKAARARDRDYRALCDVGTAISCSRVFSSRWGQGFGLVEQVLGKDSVLNQSNSIFGCIFYTLQLLLGCLRGRWASVLLVLSSLVSLAGSVYLAWILFFVLYDFCIVCLTTYAINLGLMVLSFREVQGPQSKVKEH; this comes from the exons ATGGGCACTACCTGGCGGAATCCCGGCTGGGTGCGGTTCGCGCTTTGCCTCGCGGGCTTAGTGCTGTCTCTCTACGCTCTGCACGTAAAGGCGGCGCGCGCCCGGGACCGGGATTACCGCGCTCTCTGCGACGTCGGCACCGCCATCAGTTGTTCGCGCGTCTTCTCCTCCAG GTGGGGCCAGGGCTTCGGACTGGTGGAGCAGGTGCTGGGCAAGGACAGCGTCCTCAATCAATCCAACAGCATATTTGGCTGCATCTTCTACACACTACAGCTGTTGTTAG GTTGCCTACGGGGCCGCTGGGCATCTGTCCTGCTGGtgctgagttccctggtgtctctaGCTGGTTCTGTCTACCTGGCCTGGATCCTCTTCTTCGTGCTTTATGATTTCTGCATCGTTTGCCTCACCACCTACGCCATCAACCTGGGCCTGATGGTGCTCAGTTTCCGGGAGGTGCAGGGACCCCAGAGCAAGGTCAAGGAGCACTGA
- the PRSS53 gene encoding serine protease 53 isoform X2, with product MKQSWGPGLLILGAVVLIEGLQAAQRVCGQRGPGPPEPQEGDTVPGEWPWQASVRRQGLHLCSGSLVADTWVLTAAHCFEREAMTDLNSWSVVLGSLQHEGLSTGAEEVGVTALQLPRAYNHYSQGADLALLQLAHPVAHTPLCLPQPGHRFPFGTSCWATGWDQDPKDAPRTLRNLRLRLISRPTCNCLYDRLHQRLLASPARPGMLCGGPQPGVQGPCQGDSGGPVLCREADGHWVQAGIISFASSCAQEDTPVLLTDMAAHSSWLQARAQGAAFLAQNPEAPEMSDEDSCVACGSLKRRGPQAGAPSPWPWDARLKHQGKLACGGALVSEEVVLTAAHCFIGRQAPEEWTVGLGARSEERGLRQVILHGAYTHPEGGYDVALLLLAQPVTLGPSLRPLCLPYADHRLPDGEHGWVLGLAHQGADTGSPQTVPVTLLGPRACSRLHATLGGDTVPILPGMVCTSVVGEPPGCEGLSGAPLVHEVRDRWFLAGLHSFGDACQGPTSPAAVFAALPTYENWVSSLDWQVYFAEEPEPEAEPGSCPANMSQPAGC from the exons ATGAAGCAGAGCTGGGGACCGGGGCTGCTGATCCTGGGAGCAGTGGTCCTCATAGAGG GTCTTCAAGCAGCTCAGCGGG TGTGTGGGCAGCGTGGCCCTGGGCCCCCCGAGCCTCAGGAGGGCGACACGGTGCCTGGCGAGTGGCCGTGGCAGGCCAGTGTGAGGAGGCAGGGGCTCCACCTCTGCAGCGGATCCCTGGTGGCAGACACCTGGGTCCTCACTGCAGCCCACTGCTTTGAACG GGAGGCAATGACGGACTTGAACTCCTGGTCAGTTGTCCTGGGTTCCCTGCAGCATGAAGGACTCAGCACAGGggctgaggaggtgggggtgacAGCTCTGCAGCTGCCCAGGGCCTACAACCACTACAGCCAGGGCGCAGACCTGGCCCTGCTCCAGCTTGCCCACCCGGTGGCCCACACACCCCTATGCTTGCCCCAACCTGGCCATCGCTTCCCCTTTGGGACCTCCTGCTGGGCCACTGGCTGGGATCAGGACCCCAAGGATG CTCCCAGGACCCTAAGGAATCTGCGCCTGCGCCTAATCAGCCGCCCCACGTGTAACTGTCTCTACGACCGCCTGCACCAGCGGCTGCTGGccagcccggcccggcccgggaTGCTGTGTGGGGGTCCCCAGCCTGGGGTGCAGGGGCCCTGTCAG GGAGATTCTGGGGGCCCGGTGCTGTGCCGTGAAGCTGACGGACACTGGGTTCAAGCTGGGATCATCAGTTTCGCATCAAGCTGCGCCCAGGAAGACACTCCCGTACTGCTGACCGACATGGCTGCTCACAGCTCCTGGCTGCAGGCTCGCGCTCAGGGGGCAGCCTTCCTGGCCCAGAACCCCGAGGCCCCGGAGATGAGCGATGAGGACAGCTGTGTAG CCTGTGGATCCTTGAAGAGAAGAGGCCCTCAGGCAGGAGCTCCCTCCCCATGGCCCTGGGACGCCAGGCTGAAGCACCAAGGGAAGCTGGCCTGTGGCGGAGCCCTGGTCTCAGAGGAGGTGGTGCTGACTGCTGCACACTGCTTCATCGG gcgcCAGGCCCCAGAGGAATGGACTGTAGGCCTGGGGGCCAGATCGGAGGAGCGGGGCCTGAGGCAAGTCATCCTGCATGGGGCCTATACCCACCCGGAGGGGGGCTACGACGTGGCCCTCCTGCTGCTGGCCCAGCCCGTGACACTGGGCCCCAGCCTGCGGCCCCTCTGCCTGCCCTACGCTGACCACCGCCTGCCTGATGGGGAACACGGCTGGGTCCTGGGGTTGGCCCACCAGGGAGCAG ACACTGGCTCCCCTCAGACAGTGCCTGTGAccctcctggggcccagggcctgCAGCCGCCTGCACGCCACCCTCGGGGGTGACACCGTCCCCATTCTGCCCGGGATGGTGTGTACCAGTGTTGTGGGCGAGCCGCCCGGCTGTGAG GGCCTGTCGGGGGCACCGCTGGTACACGAGGTGAGGGACAGGTGGTTCCTGGCTGGGCTGCACAGCTTCGGAGACGCCTGCCAAGGCCCCACGAGTCCCGCCGCCGTCTTTGCGGCGCTCCCCACCTATGAGAACTGGGTCAGCAGTCTGGACTGGCAGGTCTACTTCGCAGAGGAGCCGGAGCCTGAGGCCGAGCCCGGAAGCTGCCCTGCTAACATGA GCCAACCAGCCGGCTGTTGA